The following are from one region of the Sandaracinus amylolyticus genome:
- a CDS encoding FAD/NAD(P)-binding oxidoreductase has product MNEPSTHDIVIIGGGTAGLSVAARLCARPDAPAVTIVEPSEHHYYQPLWTLVGGGIFAKESTQRREADYIPRGATWIRDAATEIDPERRIVRTRDGRTLSYQQLVVAPGMQLDWHAIEGLEGHLGKDGICSNYSYATVDSTWKALSTLEGGNAVFTFPSTPIKCAGAPQKIMYLADDHLRRRGVRSRTRVIYASATAGIFGVKKYAAALAKVVERKEIETLFRHDLVAVRPSSKEAVFRHLDDGSERIVSYSLLHVVPPQSAPDFVKKGPLASSAGWVDVHKHTLQHVKWPDVWALGDASSLPTSRTGAAIRKQAPVLVENLMAYRRGEPLPASYDGYASCPLVTGYGKLILAEFDYDGVPQESFPFDQSQERYSLWALKAYALPEMYWNGMLRGRA; this is encoded by the coding sequence ATGAACGAGCCCAGCACGCACGACATCGTGATCATCGGCGGCGGCACCGCCGGCCTGAGCGTCGCGGCCCGCCTCTGCGCGCGGCCCGACGCGCCCGCGGTGACGATCGTCGAGCCCTCGGAGCACCACTACTACCAGCCGCTCTGGACGCTCGTGGGCGGCGGGATCTTCGCGAAGGAGAGCACCCAGCGGCGCGAGGCGGACTACATCCCGCGCGGGGCCACCTGGATCCGCGACGCAGCGACGGAGATCGATCCCGAGCGAAGGATCGTGAGGACGCGCGACGGGCGGACGCTCTCGTACCAGCAGCTCGTCGTCGCGCCGGGCATGCAGCTCGACTGGCACGCGATCGAGGGCCTCGAGGGCCACCTCGGGAAGGACGGCATCTGCTCGAACTACTCGTACGCGACCGTCGACAGCACGTGGAAGGCGCTGAGCACGCTCGAGGGCGGCAACGCCGTGTTCACGTTCCCGTCCACGCCGATCAAGTGCGCGGGCGCGCCCCAGAAGATCATGTACCTCGCCGACGATCACCTGCGGCGACGCGGCGTCCGCTCGCGGACGCGGGTGATCTACGCCTCGGCGACCGCGGGGATCTTCGGCGTGAAGAAGTACGCGGCCGCGCTCGCGAAGGTCGTGGAGCGCAAGGAGATCGAGACGCTCTTCCGCCACGACCTCGTCGCGGTGCGACCGAGCTCGAAGGAGGCGGTCTTCCGCCATCTCGACGACGGCAGCGAGCGGATCGTCTCCTACTCGCTGCTCCACGTGGTGCCGCCGCAGAGCGCGCCCGACTTCGTGAAGAAGGGCCCGCTCGCGAGCAGCGCGGGCTGGGTCGACGTGCACAAGCACACGCTCCAGCACGTGAAGTGGCCGGACGTCTGGGCGCTCGGCGACGCGAGCAGCTTGCCGACCTCGCGCACCGGCGCCGCGATCCGCAAGCAGGCGCCGGTGCTGGTCGAGAACCTGATGGCGTACCGCCGAGGCGAGCCGCTGCCGGCGAGCTACGACGGCTACGCGTCGTGCCCGCTGGTGACCGGCTACGGAAAGCTGATCCTCGCGGAGTTCGACTACGACGGGGTGCCGCAGGAGAGCTTCCCGTTCGACCAGTCGCAGGAGCGCTACAGCCTCTGGGCGCTCAAGGCCTACGCGCTGCCCGAGATGTACTGGAACGGAATGTTGCGCGGGCGCGCGTAG
- a CDS encoding MBL fold metallo-hydrolase, producing MLFRQLFDLESSTYTYLLADEETREAVIIDPVLEQVERDVGLVHDLGLALRYAIDTHVHADHVTALGTLRDRLGCQTVLSERAGVGCADVLVKDGDRIRFGAHELEVRETPGHTSGCLSYVTGDRRMAFTGDALLIRGSGRTDFQQGDAPTLYRSVHEKLFTLPDSTLVFPGHDYKGRTVTSVGEEKRLNPRLGGGRSEAEFVEIMAKLQLAYPKKIDVALPANLACGVPRGVPATPEPIEAARWAPIETSAGGIPELAPEWIATHPGAGRLVDVREPSEFVGELGHVPGSELVPLATVERAALDWDRSAPIVAICRSGGRSGKAALQLRAMGFERVASMRGGMTAWNAQRLPIDRGGSAREDATQAS from the coding sequence ATGCTGTTCCGACAGCTCTTCGATCTGGAGTCCTCGACCTATACGTATCTCCTCGCCGACGAGGAGACGCGCGAGGCGGTGATCATCGATCCCGTGCTCGAGCAGGTGGAGCGCGACGTCGGCCTGGTGCACGACCTCGGGCTCGCGCTGCGCTACGCGATCGACACCCACGTCCACGCCGATCACGTCACGGCGCTCGGCACGCTGCGCGACCGCCTCGGATGCCAGACCGTGCTCTCGGAGCGCGCGGGTGTCGGGTGCGCCGACGTGCTGGTGAAGGACGGCGATCGCATCCGCTTCGGCGCGCACGAGCTCGAGGTGCGCGAGACGCCGGGCCACACGAGCGGTTGCCTCAGCTACGTGACCGGCGATCGCCGCATGGCGTTCACCGGCGACGCGCTGCTGATCCGCGGCTCGGGCCGCACCGACTTCCAGCAGGGCGACGCGCCCACGCTCTATCGCTCGGTGCACGAGAAGCTCTTCACGCTGCCCGACTCGACGCTCGTGTTCCCCGGCCACGATTACAAGGGACGCACCGTCACCTCGGTCGGCGAAGAGAAGCGCCTCAACCCGCGGCTCGGCGGAGGGCGCAGCGAGGCCGAGTTCGTCGAGATCATGGCGAAGCTCCAGCTCGCGTATCCGAAGAAGATCGACGTCGCGCTCCCCGCGAACCTCGCGTGTGGGGTGCCGCGCGGCGTGCCCGCGACGCCCGAGCCGATCGAGGCCGCGCGCTGGGCGCCGATCGAGACGAGCGCGGGTGGGATCCCCGAGCTCGCGCCCGAGTGGATCGCGACGCACCCCGGCGCGGGGCGCCTCGTCGACGTGCGCGAGCCGAGCGAGTTCGTGGGCGAGCTCGGGCACGTGCCGGGCAGCGAGCTGGTGCCGCTCGCGACGGTCGAGCGCGCCGCGCTGGACTGGGATCGCAGCGCGCCGATCGTCGCGATCTGTCGATCGGGCGGGCGCTCGGGAAAGGCCGCGCTGCAGCTGCGCGCCATGGGCTTCGAGCGCGTCGCGTCGATGCGCGGCGGCATGACCGCCTGGAACGCGCAGCGACTGCCGATCGATCGCGGCGGCAGCGCGCGCGAGGACGCGACGCAGGCGAGCTGA
- a CDS encoding ABC transporter permease: protein MKWRRLFAVVFKELLQLRRDRVTLAMIVGIPVIQLVVFGYAINLTLRGLPAAIVDQASTAGSRALVMDVLATGVVEPVAHVHAPEELMDLLRRGRISVGIVVPPDFERRRAEGREVAQVLVDASDTTVQSAAAQLAQVPLPEAAARGTLSRAPGEAISGVPPTTRPISVVSFYNPERRSQLNIVPGLIGVILTMTMVLFTAVAVVRERERGNMELLIATPITRSELMLGKVLPYVGIGLVQTTLVIALGTWLFAVPIRGLLADAYLAAGLLIFANLSLGLLISTRARSQFQAMQMTFFVFLPSILLSGFMFPFAGLPPAAQWLAEVIPMTHFVRLIRGVMLRGARLSEMWPDVLALLAFTGAMMTLAILRFRKRLD, encoded by the coding sequence ATGAAGTGGCGTCGTCTGTTCGCCGTGGTCTTCAAGGAGCTGCTGCAGCTCCGGCGCGACCGCGTGACGCTCGCGATGATCGTCGGTATCCCGGTGATCCAGCTCGTCGTGTTCGGCTACGCGATCAACCTGACGTTGCGCGGGCTGCCGGCGGCGATCGTCGATCAGGCGAGCACCGCCGGCTCGCGCGCGCTCGTGATGGACGTTCTGGCGACCGGTGTCGTCGAGCCGGTCGCGCACGTCCACGCGCCCGAGGAGCTGATGGACCTCCTGCGGCGCGGCCGGATCAGCGTGGGGATCGTCGTGCCGCCCGACTTCGAGCGGCGGCGCGCCGAGGGCCGCGAGGTTGCACAGGTGCTCGTCGACGCGAGCGACACCACGGTCCAGAGCGCGGCGGCGCAGCTCGCGCAGGTCCCGCTGCCCGAGGCCGCGGCGCGCGGGACGCTCTCGAGGGCGCCTGGAGAAGCGATCTCCGGCGTGCCCCCGACCACGCGACCGATCAGCGTCGTGAGCTTCTACAACCCCGAGCGGCGCAGTCAGCTGAACATCGTGCCCGGGCTGATCGGCGTGATCCTGACGATGACGATGGTGCTCTTCACGGCCGTCGCGGTCGTGCGCGAGCGCGAGCGCGGCAACATGGAGCTCCTGATCGCGACCCCGATCACGCGGAGCGAGCTGATGCTCGGCAAGGTGCTTCCCTACGTCGGCATCGGTCTCGTGCAGACGACGTTGGTGATCGCGCTCGGCACGTGGCTCTTCGCGGTGCCGATCCGCGGCCTTCTCGCCGACGCGTACCTGGCCGCCGGGCTGCTGATCTTCGCGAACCTGAGCCTCGGCCTCCTGATCTCCACGCGCGCGCGCTCGCAGTTCCAGGCGATGCAGATGACGTTCTTCGTGTTCCTGCCGTCGATCCTGCTCTCGGGCTTCATGTTCCCGTTCGCCGGATTGCCGCCGGCCGCGCAGTGGCTCGCCGAGGTGATCCCGATGACGCACTTCGTGCGCCTGATCCGGGGCGTCATGCTGCGCGGCGCGCGTCTCTCCGAGATGTGGCCCGACGTGCTCGCCCTGCTCGCGTTCACCGGCGCGATGATGACGCTCGCGATCCTGCGCTTCCGGAAGCGGCTCGACTGA
- a CDS encoding ATP-binding cassette domain-containing protein yields the protein MRARGLTKRFGDATAVDRVDLTVPRAAVYGFLGPNGSGKSTTIRMLCGLLLPSAGEIEVIGLRIPEQSEPLRRRIGYMTQRFSLFADLTVRENLDFLAAVHDIPRARAKQRVASLIAQFRFEGREDQLADTLSGGEKQRLALAGAVVHEPELLFLDEPTSAVDPESRRDFWEKLFDLADGGSTILVSTHYMDEAERCHRLAILDRGKLVADGSPAELTGALRGRTLEVRAAEPRRAQRALAGAPGVISAAQIGTNLRVLAAEGVEAEPRVAEALARAGVDARVALGEPTLEDVFVAVTHGRRA from the coding sequence ATCCGCGCGCGCGGCCTGACCAAGCGCTTCGGCGATGCGACGGCGGTCGATCGTGTCGATCTCACGGTGCCGCGCGCCGCCGTGTACGGCTTCCTCGGGCCGAACGGCTCGGGCAAGTCCACGACGATCCGCATGCTCTGCGGGCTGCTGCTGCCCTCGGCCGGCGAGATCGAGGTCATCGGGCTGCGCATCCCCGAGCAGTCGGAGCCGCTCCGCCGGCGCATCGGATACATGACGCAGCGCTTCTCGCTCTTCGCCGATCTCACGGTGCGCGAGAACCTCGACTTCCTCGCGGCGGTGCACGACATCCCGAGAGCTCGTGCGAAGCAGCGGGTGGCATCGCTCATCGCGCAGTTCCGCTTCGAGGGCCGCGAAGATCAGCTCGCGGACACGCTGAGCGGCGGCGAGAAGCAACGTCTCGCGCTGGCGGGTGCCGTCGTGCACGAGCCGGAGCTGCTCTTCCTCGACGAGCCCACGAGCGCGGTCGACCCCGAGTCGCGGCGCGACTTCTGGGAGAAGCTGTTCGATCTCGCCGACGGCGGCTCGACGATCCTCGTCTCGACGCACTACATGGACGAGGCCGAGCGCTGCCATCGCCTCGCGATCCTGGATCGCGGCAAGCTGGTGGCGGACGGATCACCCGCCGAGCTCACCGGCGCGCTCCGGGGTCGCACCCTCGAGGTGCGCGCGGCCGAGCCGCGTCGTGCCCAGCGCGCATTGGCCGGCGCGCCCGGTGTGATCAGCGCGGCGCAGATCGGGACCAACCTTCGCGTGCTCGCCGCGGAGGGCGTCGAGGCCGAGCCGCGCGTCGCCGAGGCGCTCGCGCGTGCAGGCGTCGACGCTCGCGTCGCGCTCGGGGAGCCGACGCTCGAGGACGTCTTCGTCGCCGTGACGCACGGGCGCCGCGCATGA
- a CDS encoding HlyD family secretion protein — protein sequence MSAAFEIDHWQGRFAAVVVGIGLAVGCSDAAPQALGTLEYDRITLPSPAAERIVAIEVREGERVAPGQLLVQLDAARTGSAVQAAAGEAHQRREVLAELEAGPRREDVARARAELAAAEAEARDARSYLERVESLEQRGVVARVELDRARGAAGSSAGRVRAASAALLELERGTRPEQIAQAEAAVIAASARMAEQVVLLDKLSVVAPRAAEVDSLPYRLGDQAPVGAPLAILLVGDAPYARVYVPEPIRARVHVGQSARVFVDGRDRPLAGRVRMIRSEPSFTPYYALTGDDAARLSYLAEVELTGEDARGLPAGMPVRVELAHEVDGGH from the coding sequence ATGTCGGCCGCGTTCGAGATCGATCACTGGCAGGGGCGTTTCGCCGCGGTCGTGGTCGGGATCGGGCTCGCCGTGGGGTGCAGTGACGCGGCGCCGCAGGCGCTCGGCACGCTCGAGTACGATCGCATCACGCTGCCCTCCCCGGCGGCCGAGCGCATCGTCGCGATCGAGGTGCGCGAGGGCGAGCGGGTCGCGCCCGGGCAGTTGCTCGTGCAGCTCGATGCGGCGCGAACCGGCAGCGCGGTGCAGGCGGCGGCCGGCGAAGCCCATCAGCGGCGCGAAGTCCTGGCCGAGCTCGAGGCCGGACCGCGGCGCGAGGACGTGGCGCGGGCGCGCGCAGAGCTCGCCGCAGCCGAAGCCGAGGCGCGCGACGCGCGCTCGTATCTCGAGCGGGTGGAGTCGCTCGAGCAGCGCGGCGTCGTCGCGCGGGTGGAGCTCGATCGTGCGCGCGGTGCGGCGGGGTCTTCCGCGGGGCGCGTGCGCGCGGCGAGCGCGGCGCTGCTCGAGCTCGAGCGAGGAACCCGTCCCGAGCAGATCGCCCAGGCCGAGGCCGCGGTGATTGCCGCGAGCGCGCGGATGGCGGAGCAGGTCGTCCTGCTCGACAAGCTGAGCGTCGTCGCGCCGCGCGCCGCCGAGGTCGACAGCTTGCCCTATCGACTCGGTGACCAGGCCCCGGTCGGCGCACCGCTCGCGATCCTGCTCGTCGGAGACGCGCCCTACGCGCGCGTGTACGTACCCGAGCCGATTCGTGCTCGCGTGCACGTGGGGCAGTCGGCGCGCGTGTTCGTCGACGGCCGTGATCGCCCCCTCGCAGGGCGAGTGCGGATGATCCGGAGCGAGCCGAGCTTCACTCCGTACTACGCGCTCACGGGGGACGACGCCGCCCGGCTCAGCTACCTCGCGGAGGTCGAGCTGACCGGCGAGGACGCGCGCGGCCTTCCTGCCGGCATGCCGGTCCGGGTCGAGCTCGCGCACGAGGTCGATGGAGGCCACTGA
- a CDS encoding SRPBCC family protein has translation MAHVITELDTTASPERVIGALTDFSPRRLELWPNIDRRYYKVESTEPTSAEVTEGTGPFGGIWERARYDWSRPGTVRIDVKDSNAFEPGSYWKYDVTPTANGGSHVRMEFDRRPRNFRGRVASALLDRIGGKFFEKQLGETLRRIERAS, from the coding sequence ATGGCACACGTCATCACCGAGCTCGACACGACCGCCAGCCCCGAGCGCGTGATCGGCGCGCTCACGGACTTCTCCCCGCGGCGCCTCGAGCTCTGGCCCAACATCGATCGCAGGTACTACAAGGTCGAGTCCACCGAGCCGACGTCGGCGGAGGTGACCGAGGGCACGGGCCCGTTCGGCGGAATCTGGGAGCGGGCCCGATATGACTGGTCGCGTCCCGGCACCGTGCGAATCGACGTGAAGGACTCGAACGCCTTCGAGCCGGGCAGCTATTGGAAGTACGACGTGACGCCGACGGCGAACGGCGGCAGTCACGTGCGCATGGAGTTCGACCGGCGCCCGCGCAATTTCAGAGGCCGCGTCGCGAGCGCGCTGCTCGATCGGATCGGCGGGAAGTTCTTCGAGAAGCAGCTCGGCGAGACGCTTCGCCGCATCGAGCGCGCGAGCTGA